A genome region from endosymbiont of Acanthamoeba sp. UWC8 includes the following:
- the rpoC gene encoding DNA-directed RNA polymerase subunit beta', producing the protein MSNFGYFGLANSRQEFDEIKISIVNPEQIRAWSFGEVKKPDTVNYRTIKPENGGLFCARIFGPIKDYECLCGKYKRMKYRGIVCEKCGVEVTTSKVRRERMGHIELASPVVHIWFLRSLPSKISNLLDIPIKDIEKVLYFESYIVIDPGMANLQYGQLLNDDEFYQAQDDFGEDSFEASMGAEAVKRLLQKLDLEEEKNRLRGELKDVFSETKRKKIAKRLKLIEEFIESGNKPEWMVLEALPVISPDLRPLVMLDGGRFATSDLNELYRRLINRNNRLKRLIELKAPDIIVRNEKRMLQEAADALFDNGRKGRAVKNSNKRPFKSLADMLKGKQGRFRQNLLGKRVDYSGRSVIVVGPELKLHQCGLPKKMALELFKPFIYSKLEMYGIATTLKSAKKMVELEKPEVWDILEEVIREHPVLLNRAPTLHRLGIQAFEPLLIEGKAIQLHPLVCAAFNADFDGDQMAVHVPLSIEAQLEARALMMSTNNILSPANGKPIIVPSQDIILGLYYMTIQLDNEKGEGMAFVDVAEIEHALHAGTLSLHAKIKARRKKIDSNGNITTFIAETTPGRVILSELLPKDANMSFDLVNRVITKKEVSKLIDAVYRHCGQKATVIFSDQLMQLGFSNACISGISFGKDDIVIPETKEKHIQETLSEARQYESQHADGLITSGEKYNKVVDAWSRCTDRVANDMMKIISSKPKSNNDNTPGQLKINSIFMMADSGARGSAAQLRQLAGMRGLMTKPSGEIIENPITSNFKEGLTELEYFISTHGARKGLADTALKTANSGYLTRKLVDVAQDCIIVENDCGTQNGIVAKPIIEAGEVVVQLSEAILGRVAITDVFHPTSGELITKANEMITEAVVERIDEAGVDRIKVRSVLTCESKGGVCAKCYGRDLATGDMVNIGEAVGVIAAQSIGEPGTQLTMRTFHIGGAAQKGAVQSSAIASHEGNIKVLHKNIVTDSQGKKIIMSRSCEVLIFDDKGSEKASFKVPYGAKLLVDDDTRVKPGQKMAEWDPYTIPIITEKSGRATFADLMSGVSLKEVLDETTGVSNRVVIDWKQQARGSELRPRILLQDEEGNVITLANGLEARYFLPVDAILSVSDNQYVNAGDVIARIPKESSKTKDITGGLPKVVERFEARKPKDHSLISESDGYIEFGKDYKSKRRIIVRSKDTALEPVEYFIPRGRHITVNEGDFVSKGDMLMEGNPSPHDILRIMGVEALSTYVVNEVQQVYRLQGVKIDDKHIEVILRQMLQKVEITDPGETTFLTGEQVDREEFEIVNNKALEQGYMPAVAIPILQGVTKASLQTRSFFSAASFQETTRVLTDAAVAGKIDKLQGLKENIIVGRLIPAGTGFYTNVIKKAAYKRDKDFAIANQVTHSTGSENEENSSDQENLKNAAN; encoded by the coding sequence ATGAGCAATTTTGGATATTTTGGATTGGCAAATAGTCGCCAGGAATTTGATGAAATAAAAATTTCAATCGTAAATCCTGAGCAGATTAGAGCGTGGTCTTTCGGAGAAGTTAAAAAGCCGGATACGGTTAACTATAGAACAATCAAGCCTGAAAACGGCGGGTTGTTCTGCGCCCGTATTTTTGGTCCGATCAAAGACTATGAATGCCTATGCGGAAAATATAAAAGGATGAAGTATAGAGGTATCGTATGTGAAAAATGCGGTGTTGAAGTAACTACCTCTAAAGTAAGACGTGAAAGAATGGGGCACATTGAGCTTGCGAGCCCGGTTGTGCATATTTGGTTCTTGCGTTCGCTACCTTCCAAAATCAGCAATTTGCTTGATATCCCGATTAAAGACATCGAAAAAGTTCTCTATTTCGAATCATATATTGTGATTGATCCGGGAATGGCTAATTTACAATATGGCCAACTTCTGAATGATGATGAATTCTATCAAGCTCAAGATGACTTCGGTGAAGATTCTTTTGAAGCATCAATGGGTGCGGAAGCAGTTAAAAGATTATTGCAAAAATTAGATCTAGAAGAAGAAAAAAATAGGTTAAGGGGAGAATTAAAAGATGTTTTCTCTGAAACTAAGCGTAAAAAAATAGCTAAAAGACTTAAGCTTATTGAAGAATTCATAGAGTCGGGTAATAAACCTGAATGGATGGTTTTAGAAGCTCTTCCGGTAATTTCTCCTGATTTAAGACCGCTTGTAATGCTTGACGGCGGAAGATTTGCGACCTCCGATCTTAACGAGTTATATAGAAGGCTAATTAATAGAAATAACCGACTTAAACGCTTAATCGAGCTTAAAGCGCCTGATATTATTGTACGTAATGAAAAAAGAATGCTTCAAGAAGCAGCTGATGCGTTATTTGACAACGGTAGAAAAGGAAGAGCTGTTAAAAATTCCAACAAACGTCCGTTTAAGTCTTTAGCGGATATGCTGAAAGGTAAGCAAGGAAGATTTAGACAGAACTTACTTGGTAAGCGTGTTGACTACTCAGGTCGTTCGGTAATCGTTGTCGGCCCGGAACTAAAATTACATCAGTGCGGATTACCTAAAAAAATGGCATTAGAATTATTTAAGCCGTTTATTTATTCCAAGCTTGAAATGTACGGAATTGCAACCACGCTTAAATCCGCTAAAAAAATGGTGGAATTGGAAAAACCTGAGGTGTGGGATATTTTAGAAGAAGTTATCAGAGAGCACCCGGTGTTATTAAACCGTGCCCCAACCCTTCACAGGCTCGGTATCCAAGCATTTGAACCCCTACTCATTGAAGGTAAAGCTATACAATTACACCCTCTCGTATGCGCAGCATTCAATGCTGACTTTGATGGTGACCAGATGGCGGTTCACGTTCCGCTTTCAATTGAAGCTCAGCTTGAAGCAAGAGCGCTTATGATGTCTACTAATAACATTTTAAGCCCGGCCAATGGTAAGCCGATAATTGTACCTAGCCAGGATATTATTTTAGGGCTTTACTATATGACTATCCAGCTTGATAATGAAAAAGGCGAGGGGATGGCATTTGTGGATGTAGCTGAAATAGAGCATGCATTGCATGCCGGAACATTATCATTACATGCAAAAATTAAAGCCAGAAGAAAAAAAATTGATAGCAACGGGAATATAACTACTTTTATTGCAGAGACTACTCCGGGAAGAGTTATTTTATCCGAGCTACTGCCAAAAGATGCAAATATGAGCTTTGATTTAGTTAATAGAGTTATTACTAAGAAAGAAGTTTCTAAATTAATTGATGCGGTTTATAGGCACTGTGGGCAAAAGGCGACCGTAATATTTTCCGATCAACTTATGCAGCTCGGATTTAGCAACGCTTGTATCTCGGGTATTTCATTCGGTAAAGATGATATTGTTATACCTGAAACTAAAGAGAAGCATATTCAAGAAACACTAAGTGAAGCAAGGCAATATGAAAGTCAACATGCTGACGGCTTGATTACCAGCGGTGAAAAATATAACAAAGTAGTTGATGCTTGGTCTCGTTGTACCGACCGAGTTGCAAATGATATGATGAAAATTATATCAAGCAAGCCGAAGAGCAATAACGATAACACTCCCGGCCAGCTGAAAATCAACAGTATATTTATGATGGCGGATTCAGGAGCTAGGGGTTCAGCTGCGCAGCTAAGGCAGCTTGCAGGGATGAGAGGGCTTATGACTAAGCCGTCGGGTGAAATTATTGAAAACCCGATTACTTCTAACTTTAAAGAAGGTTTAACCGAGCTTGAATACTTTATTTCAACTCACGGGGCAAGAAAAGGATTGGCAGATACGGCTTTAAAAACTGCTAACTCTGGATACTTAACCAGAAAATTAGTAGATGTAGCACAGGACTGTATTATTGTTGAGAACGATTGCGGAACTCAAAACGGTATAGTAGCTAAACCGATCATTGAAGCAGGTGAAGTCGTCGTTCAACTTTCCGAAGCCATACTTGGAAGAGTTGCGATTACTGATGTTTTCCATCCGACAAGTGGTGAGTTAATCACTAAAGCTAACGAAATGATCACCGAAGCAGTAGTTGAAAGAATTGACGAAGCAGGGGTTGATAGAATTAAAGTCAGATCCGTACTTACCTGTGAGAGTAAAGGCGGAGTATGCGCTAAGTGTTACGGTCGAGATCTTGCTACTGGAGATATGGTAAATATCGGTGAAGCAGTGGGCGTAATTGCTGCTCAATCGATCGGAGAGCCCGGAACTCAATTAACTATGAGAACGTTCCACATCGGGGGAGCTGCGCAAAAAGGTGCAGTTCAATCATCGGCAATAGCTTCACATGAAGGGAATATTAAAGTACTGCACAAAAATATCGTAACGGATAGCCAAGGTAAAAAGATTATTATGAGCCGAAGCTGTGAGGTATTAATATTTGATGATAAGGGAAGTGAGAAGGCAAGCTTTAAGGTTCCATACGGCGCCAAATTATTAGTCGATGATGACACAAGAGTTAAGCCGGGTCAGAAAATGGCCGAGTGGGATCCGTATACCATTCCAATTATTACTGAGAAATCAGGTAGAGCGACTTTTGCAGATTTAATGTCAGGTGTTTCATTAAAAGAAGTATTGGATGAAACTACCGGAGTAAGTAACAGGGTTGTAATAGATTGGAAACAGCAAGCTAGAGGTTCTGAACTAAGACCGAGAATTTTACTTCAGGATGAAGAAGGAAATGTTATTACCTTAGCTAACGGATTGGAAGCCAGATACTTCCTGCCTGTAGATGCGATCTTAAGTGTAAGTGATAATCAATATGTTAATGCGGGTGACGTTATTGCTCGTATACCGAAAGAATCTTCGAAAACTAAGGATATTACCGGTGGTCTTCCAAAAGTTGTGGAAAGGTTTGAAGCAAGGAAACCGAAAGATCACTCCTTAATTAGTGAAAGTGACGGTTATATTGAATTCGGTAAAGACTATAAATCTAAGCGTAGAATTATAGTAAGATCAAAAGATACTGCACTTGAGCCTGTAGAGTATTTCATTCCGAGAGGCAGACACATTACGGTTAATGAAGGAGACTTTGTTTCTAAAGGTGATATGTTAATGGAAGGAAATCCATCTCCTCATGATATTTTAAGAATTATGGGTGTTGAGGCTCTTTCTACTTATGTGGTGAATGAAGTACAGCAAGTATATAGGTTACAGGGTGTAAAAATTGACGATAAGCACATTGAAGTTATTTTAAGACAAATGTTGCAAAAAGTTGAAATTACTGATCCGGGTGAAACTACATTCTTGACCGGAGAACAGGTTGATCGTGAAGAATTTGAGATTGTAAATAACAAAGCTTTAGAGCAAGGTTATATGCCTGCGGTTGCTATCCCGATTTTACAAGGGGTAACCAAAGCTTCGTTACAGACTCGTTCATTCTTCTCGGCTGCTTCATTCCAAGAAACCACCAGAGTTTTAACCGATGCGGCGGTTGCAGGTAAAATTGATAAGCTTCAAGGCTTGAAAGAAAACATTATTGTAGGTAGGCTGATTCCTGCGGGAACCGGTTTTTATACTAATGTAATCAAAAAAGCTGCTTACAAACGGGATAAAGATTTTGCTATAGCAAACCAGGTTACACATAGCACAGGTTCTGAAAATGAAGAAAATTCTTCAGATCAGGAAAATTTAAAGAATGCTGCTAACTAG
- a CDS encoding DUF1338 domain-containing protein has product MKEKIRQQLVQMLWDGYKESIPFYDQLFNGDDIHLDHFAIIDLPSENSGINHLKAIFSSLGFVYKGEGYLPEKHNPFAWMREENYDEKLAHHTTAQPVIADFKLDALSPQVRYIVEKYAALTKPLDMEKFEYYGEQIDKNNEALILEITGFLYNHLIDKERPKLTSEEYETVFKENELIAWVLAFGRVVNHFGISIHLDNKASSLAEFNDNVLKSNVITLNATSNYIKGGEYCGIAQSSTNGLSIKIRLKDKEITTHNSFLEFVWRYSNLDKPTLAKDYYCNFIPQNANHVIESLYTKKTA; this is encoded by the coding sequence ATGAAGGAAAAAATTAGGCAGCAGTTAGTTCAAATGTTATGGGATGGTTATAAAGAGAGTATACCGTTCTATGATCAGCTTTTTAATGGAGATGACATACATTTAGATCATTTTGCAATAATAGATTTACCTTCTGAAAACTCAGGAATTAACCATTTAAAAGCCATTTTTTCAAGTTTAGGATTTGTTTATAAAGGTGAAGGATATCTGCCGGAGAAGCATAACCCTTTTGCATGGATGCGAGAAGAAAATTACGATGAAAAACTAGCACATCATACCACAGCTCAACCTGTTATTGCTGATTTTAAGCTTGATGCACTTTCTCCTCAGGTAAGGTATATAGTAGAAAAATATGCAGCACTTACAAAGCCTCTGGATATGGAGAAGTTTGAATATTATGGAGAGCAGATTGATAAAAATAATGAAGCTTTAATCCTGGAAATTACCGGGTTTTTATATAATCACTTAATTGATAAAGAAAGACCTAAGCTGACTTCTGAAGAATATGAAACGGTATTTAAAGAGAACGAGCTGATTGCATGGGTACTTGCTTTTGGAAGAGTAGTTAACCATTTTGGTATATCAATCCATTTAGATAATAAAGCGAGTAGCCTTGCTGAATTTAATGATAATGTTTTAAAAAGCAATGTAATAACCCTAAATGCTACTTCTAATTATATAAAAGGTGGTGAATATTGCGGGATTGCACAATCTTCAACTAATGGTTTGTCTATAAAAATCCGACTTAAAGATAAAGAAATAACCACACACAATAGTTTTTTAGAATTTGTGTGGAGATACTCAAATTTAGACAAGCCGACTTTAGCCAAAGACTACTATTGTAATTTCATTCCGCAAAATGCGAACCATGTGATTGAATCACTTTATACAAAAAAGACTGCATAA